The genome window TCCGCCTTCTTCGAGAGCGCGTGCGCGCTCCAATAAGACCGCAAGTCCGTGCACCTCCGCTTCGACGGCCGCCAGCCGCGGCGGCACTTCTTTGAGCCCGCGCTCGGCCTTGGCGGCGCGCTTGAAGTAGCGCGCGGCGTTGGCCTGCGGCGCAACCGCCGGGTCGAGAGGGATCTCGAGATTGCGTCCGGGATTCGCCGGGTCCGGCAAGGTCACGTGACTCGCGCGCGCCGGGACCTGACGCAGGTAGGCGAGCAGCGTTTCGCCAAACGTCCGGAACTCGCTGGCGCGGCGCGCCTCGGCCAGGTCTTCTCGGAGCGCCGCCACTTTGCGGGACAGCCGGGCGTGGTAACGCTTGAGCGCGCGGGAGAGCGCGGCGCGACGATCGAGAGACGACGCGAGTTCGCTCATGACCCGCACGCTAGAAGATGTGAACAAGGCCGCGCAAACGATAGGACCAGGCTTGACCCGGGACACAGAAGCAGCGCACGCTCGCCGCGAAGGAGAGGCGAATGCCCGTCTGTCGACACTGCGGCACCGCAGTCACGATTGGTGAGCCGATTCCGCGCGACGCCGAGTGCGGGAACTGCGGGAAGGACATCCGCGCCTGTATCCAGTGTCGCCACTATGACCCCGCGCTCAACAATGCCTGCCGCGAAACCATGGCCGATCCCGTGGTCGAGAAGGAACGGCGCAATTTTTGTGAGTATTTTTCGATCTCGGCGGCGCCCTGGCAGGCCGCGCCGAGCTCACGCCGCCGCGATGACGCCCGTGCGAAGCTCGAAGGCCTTTTCGGGGGATCGAGCCGTCCCACCCAGTCCGAGGACGCGCGCAAGAAGCTCGAAGACCTGTTCAAGAAGCCAGGCTCCGAGGGCTAGGCGGCCGAACAAGCCGTGGAGAAAGCATCGCCCCCGGAAAGCCAGTTCTTACAGACATCTTTGACGTATTTCCGCCCCAACCTTTAACCTGCACCCTCTTCGAGAGGGGGTTCGGGGATTGATTCGCAGCATGACCGGTTACGGGTCCGGCGAGATCGAGCGCGACGGACAGCGTCTCTCGGCCGAGGTCCGCTCGGTCAACCATCGCTTCTGCGAGGTCTCGATCCGGGCGCCGAAGCTCGTGAGCCCCTTCGAGGACCAGATCCGGCAGCTGGTTCAGGAGCGGTTCGCCCGCGGCAAGATCAACCTGACGATCACCTGGAGCGGCGTGGGGGAGACCGGCGAGACGCTGAAGGTCAACGACGCGGTCGCCGACCAGTACGTGCAGCTCCTCGGACGGCTCCGCGAGCGCTATCACATCGACTCGGGGCTCGATCTGCGCACCCTGGCGGGACTCCCGGATGTGTTCACCTGGGAGCACACCGCGCTCTCCGATGAGGAGACCTGGGGCCTCCTCGACCAAGTGGTGAATCGGGCCTGCGACAACATGAGCAGCATGAAAGGCCGCGAAGGCGAGGCGCTGGCCCGTGACTTCGCCAAGCGTCTCGACCTGATCCGCGCCGAGCTCGACCGGATCGCCGAGCGCGCGCCGCTACGTCCGCAGGAGGCGAAGGACCGCCTGATGACGCGCCTCAAGCCGCTGCTGGCGGACGTCGAGATGGACCCGCTGCGGATCGCCCAGGAGGTGGCCATGATGGCCGATCGTCTGGACTGCACCGAAGAGTGCGTGCGCCTCTCGGCGCACATCGACCAGTACCGATCGCTGATCGAAGGGCCCGAGCTCGCCGGCCGGAAGCTCAACTTCCTGCTGCAGGAGATGAATCGCGAAGCCAACACCATCGGCTCGAAGGCCAATGACGTCGAGATGGCCCGGGCGGTGATCGTGATCAAGGAAGAGCTGGAGCGCCTGCGGGAGCAGGTGCAGAACGTGGAGTGAGCGTGGGGACTGCGGAATCGGCTCGCGGCGTGTTCCCTCTGCCGCGGTTCAACCGCCCGGCGGGGTTCCTGCTCGTGATCTCGGGGCCTTCGGGTGTCGGGAAGGGAACGCTGGTCGAGCGTCTTCTCGCCGCCCGGCCCGAATGCATCCTGTCGGTGTCCACGACCACTCGTCCCATACGCCCGCACGAGACCGACGACGTGCAATACTACTTCGTCACTCGCGAGGAGTTCGAGAGCCGGCGCGCCGCGGGCCTCTTCCTGGAATGGGCCGAGGTGCATGGTCACCTCTACGGCACGCCGCGCGCGTTCGTGGAGGAGCATCTCCGTCAAGGCCGCGTCGTGGTGCTGGAGGTCGATGTTCAGGGAGGGGCGTCGCTTCGCAGGGCACAGGGGGGCGCGGTCTCGGTGTTCATCTGGCCTCCGTCGCTCGACACGTTGCGCGAGCGGCTCGGCCAGCGAGGCACCGATTCGTCCGAGGTCATCGAACGCCGGCTCGGGAACGCGACCCGCGAGCTGGCCCAGTGGAAGGAATACGACTACGTCGTATCGAACGACGATCTCGAGCCGGCGGTCGAGCGGCTCGTCGCCATCGTCGATGTCGAGCGTTCGCGCGTCGGACGCCTGAGCGAGTAATTCTTTGAGTATTACTGAGTCATCATGAGTATCTGCCCTACAGGAGAAATCGCATGACCAAGCTGGCATCGTTGATCCCGCCTCCCGGCACCAGCAAGTACGAGCTGGCGATCGTCGCCGCGCGAGAAGCGCGGCGGCTCAACGACTGGACGCGCCGCAGCGGAGAGACCATCACCGGCAAGGTGACGGCGCTCGCGCTCGAGCGCACCATCCGGGGCGAAGTTCCGAGCTTCTACGACGAATCCATTCAGTAGGTGAGCGCGATGCTCCGCGGACGCACGGTCGTGGTCGGCGTCTCCGGAGGCATCGCCGCCTACAAAGCGTGCGAGCTGGTTCGCTGGCTCAAGCAGGAAGGCGCTTCGGTCGTGGTGGTCATGACGCAGGCTGCCACCGAGTTCGTCACGCCGCTCACCTTCGAGACCTTGTCGGGGAACCCCGTGGTGCGAGGACTGTGGGGCAGCCAGCGCACGTCGTTCGATCTGCCTCCTCGCGGCGCCAGCCGGGTGCGCGGTCGCGTCGAGCACGTCGATCTGGCCGAGGCCGCCGATCTCATCGTCATCGCCCCCGCCACCGCCGATCTGATGGCGCGCCTCGTGCACGGCGAGGCGCCTGACGCTTTGACCGCCGTGGCGCTGGCCTCGCGCGCCCCGCTGATCATCTGCCCAGCGATGGACGTCGAGATGTGGCGTCATCCCGCCACGCAGAAGAACCTCGCCGCCCTCCGCGGACGTGGCGCTTGGGTCGTGGGACCCGAAAGTGGATCGCTGGCTTCGGGACTCGAAGGTCCAGGCCGGCTGGCAAGCCTCGAATCGATCGCCGAGGCGATCCGGATCGCCTCGCTCCGCCGAGCCAGCCTCGAAGGCCTGCGAGTCCTGGTGGGGGCAGGGCGCTCGGAAGAGCCGCTGGATCCCGTGCGGGTTCTCAGCAACCGATCGAGCGGAAAGATGGGGATCGCGCTGGCCCAAGCGGCACGCGATCGCGGCGCCGAGGTGGTGCTGGTCGCCGGAGCGATGAGCGTCGAGCCGCCCACAGGGGTCGAAGTGGTCTCGGTCACCACCGCGCAGGAGATGGAGAAGGCGATGTCCCGACACGCCTCCGGCGCGGACGTGATCGTCATGGCGGCGGCCGTGGCCGACTATCGTCCCGCCAAGGCCCGGGCCGCGAAGATCGAGCGCGGCGCGCGCGCGTTGAGCCTCGAGCTCATGCCGAACCCCGACATTCTCGGGGGGCTCGGCGCGCGGCGGCGGCCCGGCCAGGTGCTGGTGGGCTTCGCGCTGGAAACCGCGCCCGGGGTGGCGCGCGCGCGTCGTAAGCTCAGGGCGAAGGGAGTCGATCTCATGGTCCTCAACCATCCCAAGGAGGGTCTCGGAGGGGAGACCAACCGCGTCACGCTGGTGGAGGCGCGAAGCCAGCGCTCGCTGCCCAGGCAATCCAAGCGAGAGGTCGCCGAAGCGGTGCTGGACCGTGTGCTCGAGCTGCGTGCCGTGAGCAACCCGAGCCGCCCGAAGCGGCGGCGCGCGAGGCGGCACGCATGACGTCGCGAGCGCCGGACGATCCGCGTCAGGAAGCCGCGGAGCTCGTGGCCGCCGCCCGGCGCTGGCTCGATCGCGAAGCCGCGGCCGGTCTCGGCGATCTCATCGCGACGTCCACGCTGCGCGCGAAAGAAGAGTCGGCGGATCCCGAGCCTTCCGCACCCGTGCCGTCCGCACACGTGCCGTCCGCACACGTGCCGTCCGTACCCGTGCCGCCCGTGCGCGAGCCCCAAGGCTTGAGAACGGCCGTCGCCGACAACCCCTTCGACGAGCTGGATCCTGGCGGCGTCGCGGAGCGGGCCGAGATCGAGCGCGATTCCGGAGCGTTCCTGGAGGCAATTGCCACCGAAGTGCGGGCCTGCACTCTCTGTGGCTTGTGCGAGACCCGCACCCAGGCCGTTCCCGGCGTCGGCTCGGCGCGGAGCGGGATCGTGTTCGTGGGGGAGGCACCCGGTGCGGACGAAGACCGGCGCGGCGAGCCGTTCGTCGGCCGGGCCGGCGAGCTGCTGACGCGGATCATCAAGGCCATGGATGACGCGAAGCTGATCCCGGGCGTCCCCCTGACGCGCGAAACGGTGTTCATCTGCAACGTGCTCAAATGCCGTCCGCCCGAGAATCGCAACCCTCTGCCGCACGAGATCGAGAGCTGCGCCCCCTATCTGCGGCGGCAGCTCCAGGCCTTGCGGCCGCGCCTCATCTGCTGCCTCGGCAAGTTCGCCGCCGAGCTGCTGGTCGGCGTGAAGGGGACAATCGGCGGGCTGCGTGGCAAAGTCTATCGGTACCAGGGCGCCAAGCTGCTCGTCACCTATCACCCTGCCGCCTGTCTGAGGAATCCCGCCTACAAGCGGCCGGTGTGGGAGGACATGCAGCTGCTGGCTCGCGAGTACCTGTCCGATTAGGAGCGCACCATGTCCGACACCCTGACACGGCCGGCAACGCCCGTCGTCGAAGGTCCGATGCCGCCGCAGTCGCTCGAGGCCGAGCGGTCGGTGCTGGCGGCGATGATGCTGGACTTCGAATCGATCGGCCGCGCGCTCGAGCTCATCGAGCCGCCCGCCTTCTATCGCGTGGCCCACCAGAAGATCTTCGAGTCGGTGATCGCGCTCTACAACCGCAACGAACGCGCCGACCTCATCACGGTGGCCGAGGAGCTCCGCAAGCGCGGCGACCTGGAAGCCATCGGCGGGCAGCCGGCGCTCGCGCAAGTGCTCGAGTACGCCACCACCAGCGCCAACCTCGAAGAGCACGCGCGGATCGTCAATGCCAAGTGGCTGCTGCGCTCGCTCATCCGATCGGCGGGCGAGATCCAGCAGGAGTGTTTCGCGGACAGCGACGAGCCTGGAACGATCCTCGATCGCGCCGAGCAGCGCATCTTCGCCATCACCGACCGTCGCGTGCGCCAGGGGCTGGTGTCGCTCAAGGAGCTGCTCAAGCCGGCGTTCGAGCAGATCCAGTCGCTCTACGAGAGGAAGACCCTGGTCACCGGCGTGCCTTCGGGGTACGACGACCTCGACCGCATGACCTCGGGGTTCCAGCCCGGCGACCTGGTGATCATCGCGGGCCGGCCTTCGATGGGGAAGACGTCGCTGGCGATCAACGTGGCGGAGAACGCGTCGATCCACCACAAGGTTCCGGTGGCCGTGTTCTCGCTCGAGATGAGCAAGGAGCAGCTCGTGCTGCGCATGCTCGGCTCGCAGAGCGAGGTTCCGCTCCACAAGATCCGCAATGGCTATCTCGGCCAGGAGGACTGGCCGCGGCTCACCACCGGCGCGGGGCTGCTCACGCAGGCGCCGATCATGATCGACGACTCGGCCTCGCTGACCGTGTTCGAGATCCGCGCCAAATGCCGGCGACTGATGTCGGAGGGCAAGCTCGGACTCGTGGTGGTCGACTACCTGCAGCTGATTCGCGGCTCCGGACGGGTCGAGAATCGGGTGCAGGAAGTCTCGCAGATCACCCGGGGACTGAA of Candidatus Eisenbacteria bacterium contains these proteins:
- a CDS encoding YicC/YloC family endoribonuclease, producing the protein MIRSMTGYGSGEIERDGQRLSAEVRSVNHRFCEVSIRAPKLVSPFEDQIRQLVQERFARGKINLTITWSGVGETGETLKVNDAVADQYVQLLGRLRERYHIDSGLDLRTLAGLPDVFTWEHTALSDEETWGLLDQVVNRACDNMSSMKGREGEALARDFAKRLDLIRAELDRIAERAPLRPQEAKDRLMTRLKPLLADVEMDPLRIAQEVAMMADRLDCTEECVRLSAHIDQYRSLIEGPELAGRKLNFLLQEMNREANTIGSKANDVEMARAVIVIKEELERLREQVQNVE
- the gmk gene encoding guanylate kinase; the encoded protein is MGTAESARGVFPLPRFNRPAGFLLVISGPSGVGKGTLVERLLAARPECILSVSTTTRPIRPHETDDVQYYFVTREEFESRRAAGLFLEWAEVHGHLYGTPRAFVEEHLRQGRVVVLEVDVQGGASLRRAQGGAVSVFIWPPSLDTLRERLGQRGTDSSEVIERRLGNATRELAQWKEYDYVVSNDDLEPAVERLVAIVDVERSRVGRLSE
- the coaBC gene encoding bifunctional phosphopantothenoylcysteine decarboxylase/phosphopantothenate--cysteine ligase CoaBC, which translates into the protein MLRGRTVVVGVSGGIAAYKACELVRWLKQEGASVVVVMTQAATEFVTPLTFETLSGNPVVRGLWGSQRTSFDLPPRGASRVRGRVEHVDLAEAADLIVIAPATADLMARLVHGEAPDALTAVALASRAPLIICPAMDVEMWRHPATQKNLAALRGRGAWVVGPESGSLASGLEGPGRLASLESIAEAIRIASLRRASLEGLRVLVGAGRSEEPLDPVRVLSNRSSGKMGIALAQAARDRGAEVVLVAGAMSVEPPTGVEVVSVTTAQEMEKAMSRHASGADVIVMAAAVADYRPAKARAAKIERGARALSLELMPNPDILGGLGARRRPGQVLVGFALETAPGVARARRKLRAKGVDLMVLNHPKEGLGGETNRVTLVEARSQRSLPRQSKREVAEAVLDRVLELRAVSNPSRPKRRRARRHA
- a CDS encoding uracil-DNA glycosylase, whose protein sequence is MTSRAPDDPRQEAAELVAAARRWLDREAAAGLGDLIATSTLRAKEESADPEPSAPVPSAHVPSAHVPSVPVPPVREPQGLRTAVADNPFDELDPGGVAERAEIERDSGAFLEAIATEVRACTLCGLCETRTQAVPGVGSARSGIVFVGEAPGADEDRRGEPFVGRAGELLTRIIKAMDDAKLIPGVPLTRETVFICNVLKCRPPENRNPLPHEIESCAPYLRRQLQALRPRLICCLGKFAAELLVGVKGTIGGLRGKVYRYQGAKLLVTYHPAACLRNPAYKRPVWEDMQLLAREYLSD
- the dnaB gene encoding replicative DNA helicase; its protein translation is MSDTLTRPATPVVEGPMPPQSLEAERSVLAAMMLDFESIGRALELIEPPAFYRVAHQKIFESVIALYNRNERADLITVAEELRKRGDLEAIGGQPALAQVLEYATTSANLEEHARIVNAKWLLRSLIRSAGEIQQECFADSDEPGTILDRAEQRIFAITDRRVRQGLVSLKELLKPAFEQIQSLYERKTLVTGVPSGYDDLDRMTSGFQPGDLVIIAGRPSMGKTSLAINVAENASIHHKVPVAVFSLEMSKEQLVLRMLGSQSEVPLHKIRNGYLGQEDWPRLTTGAGLLTQAPIMIDDSASLTVFEIRAKCRRLMSEGKLGLVVVDYLQLIRGSGRVENRVQEVSQITRGLKALAKELNVPIIALSQLSRAPEQRGTDRRPMLSDLRESGSVEQDSDVVVFVFREEYYKPDDPELKGKATLIVAKQRNGPTGDVTLTFLRECTKFLPYSPITMEEGEPAF